In Rhizobium sp. CIAT894, the genomic window TTGTAGCCGCGCGCCAGTTCGTACATGCCGTAGTTCAGCTGGTGGAAGCCGGCGAGCGTGATGAACTGGAACTTGTAGCCCATCGCGCCGAGTTCGCGCTGGAACTTTGCGATCGTCGCCTCGTCGAGGTTTTTCCTCCAATTGAAGGACGGCGAGCAATTATAGGCAAGCAGCTTGCCGGGATGGACCTTGTGCACGCCTTCGGCAAAGCGCCGCGCCTGCTCGAGATCTGGCTTCGAGGTCTCACACCAGATGAGGTCGCAATGCGGCGCATAGGCGACCGCCCGGGCGATGCAGGGCTCGATGCCGTTCCTCACCTGGTAGAAGCCTTCGACCGTGCGCCCGGCATCATAATCGACGAAGGGCTGGTCGCGCTCGTCGATATCGGAGGTCAGCAGTTTCGCCGCTTCGGCATCGGTGCGGGCGATGACGAGCGTCGCGACCCCCATGACGTCGGCGGCAAGCCGGGCGGCGTTGAGATTGCGGATATGGGCGGCCGTCGGGATCAGTACCTTGCCGCCGAGATGGCCGCATTTCTTCTCCGAGGCGAGTTGATCCTCGAAATGGACGCCGGCCGCACCCGCCTCGATATAGGCTTTCATGATCTCGAAGGCGTTGAGCGGCCCGCCGAAGCCGGCTTCCGCATCGGCGACGATCGGTGCGAACCAGGTGTCGACCGAAAGGCCCTGGCCCTCCGAGGTCTCGATCTGATCGGCGCGCTGCAGCGTGCGGTTGATCCGCTTGGCAAGCTCCGGCCCGGCATTGGCCGGGTAGAGCGACTGATCGGGATACATGGCCGATGCGGTATTGGCGTCGGCCGCCACCTGCCAGCCGGAGAGATAGATCGCCTTCAGCCCGGCGCGCACCATCTGCATGGCCTGGTTGCCGGAAAGCGCGCCGAGCGCATTGACGAAATCTTCCTGGCGCAGCAGTCGCCACAACCGGTCCGCCCCCATTTCGGCGAGCGTATGGGTGAGCGCCACCGAGCCCCTGAGCCGCTGCACGTCATCGGCCGAATAGGGCCGTTCGATGCCGTCGAAGCGGCCCGCCGGTGCATTTGGAACGAGCTTGTAAAAATCGGTCATGCTGATCTCCTCACGAAAAATCGTTGTCTGGGGCGTTGATGACAAGATTGACAATATTGTGCGCCAAGGCCAGGAAAACCTTTGATTTCCGGGTCGGAAAGAGGTTAAGATGACGAGAATTGACAGAGCGGCTCTGTGAATTTGTAAAGTTTTGTAAATATTGGTGCCGCGTGCTTGTCAAAGGGTGTGACATGGCGGAACGAAAGATATTCGCAGGGCCGAAAGTCAGGCGCATCCGCAATGCGCTGATGCTGACGCAGACCGCCATGGCCGAGGCGCTGGAAATATCGCCGTCCTACCTGAACCTGATCGAGCGCAACCAGCGGCCGCTGACGGTGCAGCTGCTTCTCAAGCTTGCAAGCGTCTATCGGGTCGATCTGGAGGAGTTGCGCGGGCACACCGGCGGCAGTCTCGGCCAGCTCAAGGAAGTCTTTGCCGATCCGCTTCTATCCGGCGAGTTGCCCGGCGACCAGGAACTGGTGGAGGTCGCGGAAGCTGCCCCCAATGCGGCAAGCGGGATGATCAAGCTCTACCGCGCCTATCGCGAGCAGGCGGCAAGGCTGTCCGATCTGACGGCTCTGATGGCGGCCGAGGGCCATGCGCCGCTTGCCGCCGGCCGGTTGCCGCTCGATGAGGTGCGCGAGACGCTGGAGCGCAGGTCTGCCTATTTCGGACGGATCGAGACGGCGGCGGAAGCCTTTGCCGCGACCTTGCCCGGCGGCGTGGATCTTGCGGCCGGCCTGAAGGATTGGCTGCGCGCCGAGCGCGGCATTGCGGTGCGTGTCCTGCCGGTCCACGTCATGCCGGATCTGCGCCGCCGCTTCGACCGGCATTCGATGCGGCTTTTCATCTCGGAGCGCCTGTCGCAGGCCGACCGTGCGCACGAGATGGCGGTCGAGGCCGCGACCCTTGCCTTGGCTCCGGCAATCGATGCCGAGCTCGACGATCTCCAGCTCTCCTCCGCCGAGGCCCGCCGCATCGCCCGCTTCGAGCTTGCCCGCATCGCCGCCCTGGCGCTCGCCATGCCTTATGAAGCCTTTCTGTCGGCGGCCAAGGCAACGCGTTACGATATCGACATCCTGCGGGCGCGCTTCGGCGTCTCCTTCGGCCATGCCGCTGCCCGCCTGACGATGCTGCAGCGCCCCGGCGCGGCCGCCATTCCCTTCTTCCTGATCGAGATCGATGCCGCCGGCCACCGGCTGCGCCGGGCGGGCGCCCAAGGCTTTCCACAGGCGCGGTTCGGCGGCGGCTGTCCGAAGCTTAATCTCCACGCCGCCTTCCTGCAGCCGGGCCAGATTCTGGCCGAGACGGTGGTGATGCCGGATGGTGCCTCCTTCCTGACGGTCGCCCGCACCCTGGAGGGGCCGAGCGTCGAATTCGGCGAAAGGCTGAGGCGCACCGCGATCCTGATCGGCTGCGACGCCGCCCTTGGCGACGGCCTGGTTTACGGCCAGGCGACAGCGCTCGATGCGGTCGAGATCGGCCCGGCCTGTCGCCTGTGCGAGCGGCGCGGCTGCCTTTCCCGCGCCGAGCCGCCGGTGACGCGGCCGCTCGGGCTCGACGAGATGGTGGCGGGGCTCAGCGCCTTCGATTTCCAGTGATTGTGAAATCATTGAAGGCGCAGGATTTTGCGCTTGTGGGCTGTGAAATTCCTTCTTAGTCTGCTGATAAAACCAGAGGGAAAAGACGTCCGGGGGTGCGGGCTCTTTGAACAAACAGGAGAAGTCATGAGGTCAATCATTCCAAGCGTGACGGCCGCCGCCGTTGCCGCACTCCTCGCCGCCGCGCCGGCCTTTGCCCAGGAGCGCGTCGTCAACGTCTACAACTGGTCGGATTATATCGACGACAGCATCCTTGCCGACTTCACCAAGGAAACCGGCATTAAGGTCGTCTACGACACCTTCGATTCCAATGAGACCGTGGAAACCAAGCTGCTCGCCGGCGGCACGGGTTATGACGTCGTCGTTCCCACAGCCGACTTCCTGCAGCGCCAGATCCAGGCGGGCGTCTTTCAGAAGCTCGACAAGTCGAAACTGCCGAACCTTTCCAACATGTGGGATGTGATCCAGCAGCGCACCGCCGAATATGACCCGAACAACGAACACGCGGTCGATTATATGTGGGGTACCGACGGCATCGGCTACAATGTCAAGAAGGTCGCCGAAATCCTCGGTCCCGATGCCAAGCCCGGGCTCGAAGTGATCTTCGATCCGAAGGTCGCCGCAAAGTTCAAGGATTGCGGCATCTACGTCCTCGACACACCGAAGGACGTCATCACCACGGCGTTTCGTTATCTCGGCCTCGACCCGAACTCCACCAAGGCTGAGGATTTCAAGAAGGCTGAAGAGCTGCTGACGGCCGTCCGCCCGAATATCCGCAAGTTCCACTCGTCCGAATATATCAACGCGCTTGCCAATGGCGACATCTGCATCGCCTTCGGTTATTCCGGCGACATGCTGCAGGCGCGTGACCGTGCGGCCGAAGCCAAGAACGGCGTCGAGGTCAATTATTCGGTGCCCCCGCAAGGCGCCCAGATGTGGTTCGACATGATGGCGATCCCGGCCGATGCGCCCCACGTCGCCGAGGCCCACGAATTCCTGAACTACATGATGCGGCCCGAGGTCATCGCCAAGGCGAGCGACCATACCTTCTATGCCAACGGCAACAAGGCTTCACAGCAGTTCGTCAGCAAGGATATTCTGGAAGACCCCGCAGTCTATCCGACCGAAGCGGTGATGAAGAACCTCTTCACGGTCAAGCCGTGGGATCCGAAAACGCAGCGCCTGGGGACGCGTCTCTGGACGAAGATCGTCACCGGCCAGTAATCTAAGCCTTGGGCCCGGACGGAAACGTCCGGGCCTTTCAATTACCGGCCTGGGTGGAGGCCGGGAAAACCTTTATTCGGGGAATAATATGAAGTCTCTCGGCAATATCCGCCGCGCTTTTGCGCCTTGGACCGATCCCTCTGCAAAACCCTTCATTGCTTTCAAGAATGTCACCAAGCGCTTCGGCGATTTTACCGCCGTCGACGATCTGTCGCTGAATATCTATCACCGCGAGTTCTTCGCGCTGCTCGGCGCTTCGGGTTGCGGCAAGTCCACGCTCCTGCGAATGCTTGCCGGCTTCGAGCAGCCGACCTCGGGCGAGATCGTTCTCGACGGCACCGACATGGCCGGCACGCCGCCCTACAAGCGGCCGGTCAATATGATGTTCCAGTCCTATGCGCTTTTCCCGCATATGACGGTGGAAAAGAATATCGCCTTCGGCCTGAAGCAGGACGGCATGGCCAAGGACGAGATGACGGAGCGCGTCGCCCAGATGCTGAAGCTCGTCAAGCTCGAGCAGTTCGCCTCCCGCAAGCCGAACCAGCTCTCCGGCGGCCAGCGCCAGCGCGTGGCGCTGGCCCGCTCGCTCGCCAAGCGCCCGAAGGTGCTGCTGCTCGACGAACCGCTCGGCGCGCTCGACAAGAAGCTGCGCGAGGAAACCCAGTTCGAGCTGATGGATCTGCAGCAGAGCCTCGGCCTCACCTTCGTCGTCGTCACCCATGACCAGGAAGAGGCGATGACCATGGCCGACCGCATTGCCGTCATGAGCCACGGCAAGGTCGTGCAGGTGGCCACACCGGCGGAGATCTACGAGGCGCCGAATTCCCGCTTCGTTGCGGATTTCATCGGCGACGTCAACATCTTCGACGGCAAGGTCGCCTCATCCGTCAACGGCACCGTCGAGATATCGGTCGACAGCGGCTTCAGCGTGCGCGTTGCCTCTTCCGAGGCGCCACCGGCCGGCAGTCCCGTCGGCTTCGCCATCCGGCCGGAAAAGATGCGGGTTACCCGCCAGGCGCCGGCCAACGCCTCGGTCAACGCCGCCAGCGGCGAACTCTGGGACATCGCCTATCTCGGCGACATGACCGTCTTCCATGTGAAATTGCAGAGCGGCAAGATCGTCAAGGCCTCCTCCCTCAATGCGCAGCGCTCCGTAGACGATCCCTTCACCTACGACCAGGACGTCTGGATCTCGTTCGACGAGAATGCCGGCGTTCTCTTGAAGGATTGAGATCATGGGCAAGCTCGGGTCCGGCCTCTACAATCGCCTCGTCATCACCATCCCTTATGCCTGGTTGCTGCTCTTCTTCCTGGCGCCGTTCTTCATCGTCTTCCGCATTTCGCTGTCGACGACGGCGATCGCCATGCCGCCTTACGTGCCGGTCTTCTCGCTTGCCGACGGCTGGGCCGGGCTCTGGAGCAAGATCGGAGAGCTCTCCTTCGACAATTACACCTACCTCACCGAGGACGCGCTCTATTTCAATGCTTATGTCTCGAGCGTGGTGATTGCCGGGATCTCCACCTTCCTCACCCTGCTGATCGCCTATCCGATCGCCTACGGCATGGCACAGGCGCCGCGCACCATTCGCCCGACGCTGGTGATGCTGGTCATCCTGCCGTTCTGGACGAGCTTTCTGATCCGGGTTTATTCCTGGATCGCCATCCTGAAGCCGGAAGGGCTGCTCAATCAGCTTCTCCAGTCGCTGCACATCATCGACAGCCCGCTGATCATCCTCAACACCACGACCGCCGTCTATATCGGCATCGTCTATTCCTACCTGCCCTTCATGGTGCTGCCGCTCTATTCGGCGCTCGAAAAGATGGACGGCACGCTGATCGAGGCGGCCCAGGATCTCGGCTGCACGCCGATCCGGGCCTTCTGGCGCGTCACCTTTCCGTTGTCGATCCCCGGCGTGGTGGCCGGCTGCATGCTGGTCTTCATTCCTGCGGTCGGTGAATTCGTCATTCCCGACCTGCTCGGCGGTTCGCAGACGCTGATGATCGGCAAGACGCTCTGGAACGAGTTCAATGCCAACCGCGACTGGCCGGTTTC contains:
- a CDS encoding ABC transporter permease subunit is translated as MGKLGSGLYNRLVITIPYAWLLLFFLAPFFIVFRISLSTTAIAMPPYVPVFSLADGWAGLWSKIGELSFDNYTYLTEDALYFNAYVSSVVIAGISTFLTLLIAYPIAYGMAQAPRTIRPTLVMLVILPFWTSFLIRVYSWIAILKPEGLLNQLLQSLHIIDSPLIILNTTTAVYIGIVYSYLPFMVLPLYSALEKMDGTLIEAAQDLGCTPIRAFWRVTFPLSIPGVVAGCMLVFIPAVGEFVIPDLLGGSQTLMIGKTLWNEFNANRDWPVSSAVATILLMILVIPIVFFQNAQAKAEEREK
- a CDS encoding polyamine ABC transporter substrate-binding protein — protein: MRSIIPSVTAAAVAALLAAAPAFAQERVVNVYNWSDYIDDSILADFTKETGIKVVYDTFDSNETVETKLLAGGTGYDVVVPTADFLQRQIQAGVFQKLDKSKLPNLSNMWDVIQQRTAEYDPNNEHAVDYMWGTDGIGYNVKKVAEILGPDAKPGLEVIFDPKVAAKFKDCGIYVLDTPKDVITTAFRYLGLDPNSTKAEDFKKAEELLTAVRPNIRKFHSSEYINALANGDICIAFGYSGDMLQARDRAAEAKNGVEVNYSVPPQGAQMWFDMMAIPADAPHVAEAHEFLNYMMRPEVIAKASDHTFYANGNKASQQFVSKDILEDPAVYPTEAVMKNLFTVKPWDPKTQRLGTRLWTKIVTGQ
- the aceA gene encoding isocitrate lyase, with protein sequence MTDFYKLVPNAPAGRFDGIERPYSADDVQRLRGSVALTHTLAEMGADRLWRLLRQEDFVNALGALSGNQAMQMVRAGLKAIYLSGWQVAADANTASAMYPDQSLYPANAGPELAKRINRTLQRADQIETSEGQGLSVDTWFAPIVADAEAGFGGPLNAFEIMKAYIEAGAAGVHFEDQLASEKKCGHLGGKVLIPTAAHIRNLNAARLAADVMGVATLVIARTDAEAAKLLTSDIDERDQPFVDYDAGRTVEGFYQVRNGIEPCIARAVAYAPHCDLIWCETSKPDLEQARRFAEGVHKVHPGKLLAYNCSPSFNWRKNLDEATIAKFQRELGAMGYKFQFITLAGFHQLNYGMYELARGYKQRQMSAYSELQQAEFDAEVNGYTATKHQREVGTGYFDAVSLAITGGRSSTTAMHDSTEHAQFKPAAE
- a CDS encoding ABC transporter ATP-binding protein, with translation MKSLGNIRRAFAPWTDPSAKPFIAFKNVTKRFGDFTAVDDLSLNIYHREFFALLGASGCGKSTLLRMLAGFEQPTSGEIVLDGTDMAGTPPYKRPVNMMFQSYALFPHMTVEKNIAFGLKQDGMAKDEMTERVAQMLKLVKLEQFASRKPNQLSGGQRQRVALARSLAKRPKVLLLDEPLGALDKKLREETQFELMDLQQSLGLTFVVVTHDQEEAMTMADRIAVMSHGKVVQVATPAEIYEAPNSRFVADFIGDVNIFDGKVASSVNGTVEISVDSGFSVRVASSEAPPAGSPVGFAIRPEKMRVTRQAPANASVNAASGELWDIAYLGDMTVFHVKLQSGKIVKASSLNAQRSVDDPFTYDQDVWISFDENAGVLLKD
- a CDS encoding short-chain fatty acyl-CoA regulator family protein produces the protein MAERKIFAGPKVRRIRNALMLTQTAMAEALEISPSYLNLIERNQRPLTVQLLLKLASVYRVDLEELRGHTGGSLGQLKEVFADPLLSGELPGDQELVEVAEAAPNAASGMIKLYRAYREQAARLSDLTALMAAEGHAPLAAGRLPLDEVRETLERRSAYFGRIETAAEAFAATLPGGVDLAAGLKDWLRAERGIAVRVLPVHVMPDLRRRFDRHSMRLFISERLSQADRAHEMAVEAATLALAPAIDAELDDLQLSSAEARRIARFELARIAALALAMPYEAFLSAAKATRYDIDILRARFGVSFGHAAARLTMLQRPGAAAIPFFLIEIDAAGHRLRRAGAQGFPQARFGGGCPKLNLHAAFLQPGQILAETVVMPDGASFLTVARTLEGPSVEFGERLRRTAILIGCDAALGDGLVYGQATALDAVEIGPACRLCERRGCLSRAEPPVTRPLGLDEMVAGLSAFDFQ